Proteins encoded within one genomic window of Natator depressus isolate rNatDep1 chromosome 1, rNatDep2.hap1, whole genome shotgun sequence:
- the DNAJB9 gene encoding dnaJ homolog subfamily B member 9: MATTQSVFTFAVCILMITELILARESYYDILGVPKNASDRQIKKAFHKLAMKYHPDKNKSPSAEAKFREIAEAYETLSDENKRKEYDEFGHGGGQGNNGSPFQQSFNFNFDDLFKDFDLFGQNQNSRSKKHFENHFRGHREAHSRQRRSFQDFSFGGGLFDDVFEDMEKMFSFSGFDNAHQHTVQTDSRFHGSSKHCRTVTQRRGNMVTTYTDCSGQ, from the exons ATGGCTACCACACAGTCTGtcttcacatttgctgtctgcaTTTTAATGATAACCGAATTAATATTGGCTAGAGAAAGTTATTATGACATTTTAGGAGTTCCAAAAAATGCATCTGACCGCCAGATCAAGAAGGCATTTCACAAACTGGCCATGAAGTACCACCCAGACAAAAATAAGAGTCCTAGTGCAGAAGCAAAATTCAGAGAAATTGCAGAAG CATATGAAACGTTATCGGATGAGAATAAACGAAAAGAATATGACGAATTTGGCCATGGTGGAGGACAAGGAAATAATGGAAGCCCATTCCAACAGTCATTTAATTTCAACTTTGATGACTTGTTCAAAGATTTTGACTTGTTTGGTCAAAACCAAAACTCACGGTCAAAGAAGCATTTTGAAAATCACTTCCGGGGTCATCGGGAGGCTCACAGCAGGCAAAGACGTTCTTTCCAAGATTTCTCCTTTGGAGGTGGACTGTTTGATGATGTGTTTGAAGAtatggaaaaaatgttttctttcagtgGCTTTGACAATGCACACCAGCACACAGTACAAACTGATAGCAGATTCCATGGATCTAGCAAGCATTGTAGGACTGTCACTCAGCGCCGAGGAAACATGGTTACTACATACACAGACTGTTCTGGacaataa